The Melospiza georgiana isolate bMelGeo1 chromosome Z, bMelGeo1.pri, whole genome shotgun sequence genome contains a region encoding:
- the LOC131095744 gene encoding V-type proton ATPase subunit S1-like protein: MDRIAALRLLQLLLVLASTALGRSQERNPAANSSHEFSDQDSLQRAGQHYNGRVKPKFNLNQEAIAQQGAPWSHPGLPHSPLNVTINGTPCILFWARRILIRMENHSQLDLTDRTFGAHATVDVGDSNCSEDSAMLSLKFGDIGNLKGLVIRLLLTTSYYQLSVQSWFSLQRLQLLYNHSVQATFNASGIRAPAAHSFRCQRVSSLQRHDALLVPGSEHDLSHLWEVTFIDFQIQGFNIQEGHFAYARDCASFFSPAILMGLVMSLILLLVLAYALHMLIHLKSLDRHYECKAPPAYFAQMKDSDMGDEKEPLRNSGNEPYELRNQQFGKIYI; the protein is encoded by the exons ATGGACCGGATCGCTGCCCtgcggctcctgcagctcctgctggtcCTGGCCAGCACCGCGCTCGGCCGCTCCCAGGAGCGAAACCCCGCCGCGAACAG TTCACATGAGTTTTCAGATCAAGATTCTCTCCAGAGAGCAG GTCAGCATTACAATGGTCGTGTGAAGCCAAAGTTTAATCTCAATCAAGAGGCAATTGCACAG cAAGGAGCACCCTGGAGTCACCCTGGGctcccccacagccccctgAACGTCACCATCAACGGCACCCCCTGCATCCTGTTCTGGGCCAGGAGGATCCTGATCAGGATGGAGAACCACTCCCAGCTGGATCTGACAGACAGGACCTTTGGAGCCCACGCCACCGTGGATGTTGGGGACTCGAACTGCAGCGAGGACAGCGCCAT GCTTTCCCTGAAGTTTGGTGACATTGGCAATCTAAAGGGACTTGTTATCAG GCTCCTGTTGACCACCAGCTACTACCAGCTGTCGGTGCAGAGCTGGTTCAgcctgcagaggctgcagctgctgtacAACCACTCGGTGCAGGCGACGTTCAATGCCTCGGGGATCCGCGCGCCCGCCGCGCACTCGTTCCGCTGCCAGCGCGtcagcagcctgcagagacaCGATGCTCTGCTGGTGCCCGGCTCCGAGCACGACCTCTCACACCTCTGGGAGGTCACCTTCATCGACTTCCAG ATTCAAGGTTTTAACATCCAAGAAGGACATTTTGCCTACGCCAGGGACTGTGCATCCTTCTTCTCCCCAGCAATCCTGATGGGCTTGGTGATGtccctgatcctgctgctgGTCCTGGCCTATGCTCTGCACATGCTCATCCACCTGAAATCCCTGGACAGGCACTACGAGTGCAAAGCTCCTCCTGCCTATTTTGCACAGATGAAGGACAGTGACATGGGAGATGAGAAGGAGCCCCTGAGAAACAGTGGAAATGAGCCCTATGAACTCAGGAACCAGCAGTTTGGTAAAATCTACATTTAG